The following coding sequences are from one Vibrio syngnathi window:
- the bioC gene encoding malonyl-ACP O-methyltransferase BioC, whose translation MSQEAVVDNYAGQDKSAIAEAFGKAATTYDRHAEFQRDVGHRLLDKLPNDLSGLKVLDLGCGTGYFSQQLVERGAEVVCADLSVGMLQKAEQRCGAMVSLYRQADAELLPFEDGAFDIVFSSLALQWCDDLSSPLREMRRVTSLGGRVVFSTLLDGSLFELKKSWSKIDTHQHVNHFITINQVKIALAQSSCTAHQLDLPTITVWYDTAFELMRDLKGIGANHVSGRSQGLTSRRMLQLVEREYREFKNHQGFLPATYQVCLGVIQL comes from the coding sequence ATGTCACAAGAAGCAGTAGTGGATAATTACGCAGGCCAAGACAAGAGTGCGATTGCCGAAGCCTTCGGCAAAGCAGCAACAACCTATGACAGACACGCTGAATTCCAGCGCGATGTTGGTCACCGACTGCTGGATAAGTTACCGAATGACCTCTCTGGATTAAAGGTGCTCGATTTAGGTTGTGGTACTGGTTATTTCTCACAGCAATTGGTGGAACGAGGCGCTGAAGTGGTATGCGCAGACCTTTCTGTTGGAATGTTGCAAAAAGCCGAACAGCGCTGTGGCGCAATGGTCTCTTTATATCGACAAGCTGATGCCGAGCTATTGCCATTCGAAGATGGGGCTTTTGATATTGTTTTCTCTAGTCTTGCGTTGCAATGGTGTGACGATTTATCGTCGCCTCTGAGGGAGATGAGGCGTGTCACCTCGCTTGGAGGGCGTGTTGTTTTCTCAACTTTGCTTGATGGGTCACTGTTTGAACTGAAAAAGTCATGGTCAAAAATTGACACACATCAACACGTTAACCATTTTATTACAATCAATCAGGTAAAAATTGCGTTAGCGCAATCTAGCTGTACTGCTCATCAACTAGACTTGCCCACCATCACCGTTTGGTACGACACTGCGTTTGAACTGATGCGCGACCTTAAAGGTATCGGCGCTAATCACGTAAGTGGTCGCTCACAAGGTTTAACAAGTCGCCGAATGTTGCAGCTTGTTGAGCGGGAATATCGAGAGTTTAAAAACCATCAAGGTTTCTTACCAGCAACATATCAAGTTTGTTTAGGGGTTATTCAATTATGA
- the bioF gene encoding 8-amino-7-oxononanoate synthase — MPLFKSRIKSALAHRCEQGLTRQLKVLENSNGPLLMSEGSSFINFSSNDYLGLANDPDLVNAWQTGLSQYGAGSAASPLVTGFSPAHRNLEAQLCEWLGFERAILFSSGFSANQALLFSLLEKDDSLLQDKLNHASLMEAGMLSPATMKRFKHNDTQHLESLLSRSPQSLVVTEGVFSMDGDQAPLSQVFNLTNQYDSWLVVDDAHGIGVLGDKGAGSCSAAQVSPDILVVTFGKAFGLSGAAILCSSEVGDYLTQFARHHVYSTAMPPSQAVALSHACQMIQTQEWRREKLTELGALYAEQMNGVKGFIDTQTPIKPFLIGEAQAALSIAEELKRNLVWVTAIRPPTVPIGTARLRITLTANHSQKQVLQLTDSLLQAIERSNESVSKPSIESSFELKKEAQ; from the coding sequence ATGCCACTGTTTAAATCTCGCATCAAAAGTGCCCTTGCTCATCGCTGTGAGCAAGGGCTAACTCGTCAACTTAAGGTGTTAGAAAATAGTAATGGTCCTTTGCTTATGAGCGAAGGTTCTAGCTTCATTAATTTTTCGAGTAATGACTATTTAGGCTTGGCAAACGATCCTGATCTGGTGAATGCGTGGCAAACTGGACTTTCTCAGTATGGCGCTGGCAGTGCGGCATCGCCATTGGTCACTGGTTTTAGTCCTGCTCATCGAAATTTAGAGGCTCAGCTGTGCGAATGGCTTGGCTTTGAACGTGCCATTCTCTTTAGTTCTGGTTTCAGTGCCAATCAAGCTTTGTTGTTTTCTCTGCTCGAGAAAGACGACTCTCTATTGCAAGATAAGCTCAACCACGCCTCTTTGATGGAAGCGGGGATGCTTTCACCTGCAACCATGAAACGCTTTAAGCACAACGATACGCAGCACCTAGAGTCTTTACTAAGCCGCTCTCCACAATCCTTGGTTGTGACTGAAGGTGTGTTCAGCATGGATGGCGATCAAGCGCCTCTCAGCCAGGTATTTAACTTGACTAACCAATACGACAGTTGGTTGGTGGTTGATGATGCCCACGGTATCGGTGTATTAGGTGATAAAGGGGCTGGGAGTTGCAGTGCGGCACAAGTCTCACCTGATATTTTGGTGGTGACCTTTGGCAAAGCATTTGGCCTTTCTGGTGCTGCGATTCTTTGTTCGTCAGAAGTGGGTGATTACTTAACTCAGTTCGCCCGTCATCATGTCTACTCGACGGCAATGCCACCTTCACAAGCGGTGGCTTTGTCTCATGCGTGTCAGATGATTCAAACGCAAGAGTGGCGTCGTGAGAAACTCACGGAGTTAGGCGCTCTCTATGCCGAGCAGATGAATGGTGTGAAAGGTTTTATTGATACTCAGACGCCGATCAAACCATTTTTAATCGGCGAAGCCCAAGCTGCACTATCTATTGCTGAAGAGTTAAAGCGCAACCTAGTTTGGGTAACGGCAATAAGGCCACCAACGGTACCTATTGGGACTGCTCGTCTGCGAATTACCTTAACGGCCAACCACAGTCAGAAGCAGGTTCTTCAGTTAACAGACTCGTTGCTTCAAGCAATAGAGCGAAGCAACGAGTCTGTAAGCAAACCAAGCATAGAATCAAGCTTTGAATTAAAGAAAGAGGCTCAGTAA